From Excalfactoria chinensis isolate bCotChi1 chromosome 4, bCotChi1.hap2, whole genome shotgun sequence, one genomic window encodes:
- the LOC140251985 gene encoding interleukin-8-like — protein MSSHLLLPLFLAASAVALCWGAPPAGELRCRCVRAVSERIPPRHLVQVELIPEGPHCSVPEIIATTKQGHTLCLSPSVPWVKLLVSRFLSRRHEGMRKA, from the exons ATGAGCTCACACCTTCTCCTCCCGCTGTTCTTAGCCGCCTCCGCCGTCGCTCTCTGCTGGG GTGCGCCGCCGGCCGGAGAGCTACGCTGCCGCTGCGTCCGGGCCGTATCCGAGCGCATCCCGCCGCGTCACTTGGTCCAGGTGGAACTCATCCCCGAGGGGCCACACTGCTCAGTACCAGAAATCAT AGCCACGACGAAGCAGGGTCACACGCTGTGCCTCAGTCCTTCGGTGCCGTGGGTGAAGCTGCTCGTCTCCAGATTCCTCAGCAG GAGGCACGAGGGCATGAGGAAAGCATAG